One genomic segment of Mycolicibacterium psychrotolerans includes these proteins:
- a CDS encoding DUF6131 family protein, with protein sequence MIVLGAILLILGLIIKMSILTYIGVVLLVIGAVFWILGRVGRPVGGRKAWY encoded by the coding sequence ATGATCGTCCTCGGTGCGATCCTGCTGATCCTGGGTCTGATAATCAAAATGTCGATCCTCACCTACATCGGTGTCGTGCTGCTCGTCATCGGCGCGGTGTTCTGGATTCTCGGACGGGTCGGCCGTCCGGTCGGCGGCAGGAAAGCCTGGTACTAG
- a CDS encoding MmpS family transport accessory protein: MTDSPGGRRDEPTQAFGGGYAGYPGYSDPAYASQAPYGPPYQPPPGPRPTEHLPSYQSYGYDPYATGQYPPQYTNPYGAEPPPPPEDPKPPRWLWVVAGVAVLAIIGLVIALVIVNSSRQQTVMAPAPTLPEPTATSSRPAPTTTSRTPRTPVLPLPTLPTSPTTTPPGRTSTPGATDTVVYDVAGTGRVINITYVDTGGLLQTEFNVMLPWSREVSLPQPGQGSASVSIINVGREVTCSITVNGVRVQERSGAGLTICAAAG, encoded by the coding sequence ATGACGGATTCACCTGGCGGACGTCGCGACGAACCGACGCAGGCCTTCGGTGGCGGCTACGCCGGCTATCCGGGCTATTCCGACCCGGCGTACGCGAGCCAGGCACCCTACGGACCGCCCTATCAGCCTCCGCCTGGGCCCCGGCCGACCGAGCACCTGCCGTCGTATCAGTCCTACGGGTACGACCCCTACGCCACCGGCCAGTACCCGCCGCAGTACACCAACCCCTACGGCGCTGAACCGCCCCCGCCGCCGGAGGACCCGAAGCCCCCGCGGTGGCTCTGGGTCGTCGCCGGAGTGGCGGTCCTGGCGATCATCGGCCTCGTGATCGCGCTGGTGATCGTCAACAGCTCCCGGCAGCAGACCGTGATGGCGCCGGCCCCGACACTGCCCGAGCCGACCGCGACGTCGTCGCGGCCCGCACCGACCACCACCTCGCGGACCCCGCGGACCCCGGTGCTGCCGTTGCCCACTCTGCCCACCTCGCCGACCACCACGCCGCCCGGGCGCACCAGCACCCCCGGCGCCACCGACACCGTCGTCTACGACGTCGCAGGCACCGGCCGCGTCATCAACATCACCTATGTCGACACCGGCGGGCTTCTGCAGACCGAGTTCAACGTGATGCTGCCTTGGAGTCGCGAGGTGTCGCTGCCCCAGCCGGGCCAGGGATCGGCCAGCGTCAGCATCATCAACGTCGGCCGCGAGGTGACGTGTTCGATCACCGTCAACGGGGTGCGGGTGCAGGAGCGCAGCGGCGCCGGACTGACGATCTGCGCCGCCGCCGGCTAG
- a CDS encoding carboxyl transferase domain-containing protein, translating to MAARTSHRDDHVALVEQLRAKLATAALGGPPRARERHVGRGKLLPRERVDGLLDPGSPFLEIAALAADGMYDDECPGAGMIAGIGRVSGRECMIVANDATVKGGTYYPVTVKKHLRAQEIASENRLPCVYLVDSGGAFLPRQDEVFPDREHFGRIFYNQATMSAKGIPQIAAVLGSCTAGGAYVPAMSDEAVIVRNQGTIFLGGPPLVKAATGEVVTAEELGGGDLHSKVSGVTDHLAHDDRDALRIVRRIVGTLAPKADTPWEVAPTVEPVADQAELYDVVPVDPRVPYDVHEVISRIVDGGEFAEFKASYGTTLVTGFARIHGHPVGIVANNGVLFGESAVKGAHFIELCDKRLIPLLFLQNISGFMVGRDYEAGGIAKHGAKMVTAVACARVPKLTVVIGGSYGAGNYSMCGRAYSPRFLWMWPNARISVMGGEQAASVLATVRGDMTAEEEEAFKAPIRAQYDSQGNPYYSTARLWDDGVIDPVDTRTVVGLALSVVGQAPLDPVSYGVFRM from the coding sequence ATGGCAGCGCGCACCTCACATCGCGACGACCACGTCGCGCTGGTCGAACAGTTGCGCGCCAAGCTCGCCACCGCCGCACTCGGCGGCCCGCCACGTGCACGCGAACGCCATGTCGGCAGAGGCAAATTGCTGCCGCGCGAGCGCGTCGACGGTCTCCTCGATCCCGGGAGCCCGTTCCTGGAGATCGCGGCGCTCGCCGCCGACGGCATGTACGACGACGAGTGTCCCGGCGCGGGCATGATCGCCGGAATCGGCCGGGTGTCCGGCCGTGAATGCATGATCGTGGCCAACGACGCCACCGTGAAGGGCGGCACCTACTACCCGGTGACCGTCAAGAAGCATCTGCGCGCCCAGGAGATCGCGTCGGAGAACCGGCTGCCATGCGTCTACCTCGTCGACTCCGGGGGCGCGTTCCTGCCCCGTCAGGACGAGGTGTTCCCCGACCGCGAGCACTTCGGCCGCATCTTCTACAACCAGGCGACCATGAGCGCCAAGGGAATTCCGCAGATCGCCGCGGTCCTGGGCTCGTGCACCGCGGGCGGTGCCTACGTCCCGGCGATGAGCGACGAGGCCGTCATCGTCCGCAACCAGGGCACCATCTTCCTCGGCGGCCCGCCGCTGGTGAAGGCGGCCACCGGCGAGGTCGTGACCGCCGAGGAGCTCGGAGGAGGGGATCTGCACTCCAAGGTCTCCGGCGTCACCGATCACCTCGCCCACGATGACCGGGACGCGCTGCGCATCGTGCGGCGCATCGTCGGCACGCTGGCGCCCAAGGCCGACACTCCCTGGGAGGTGGCCCCGACGGTGGAACCGGTCGCCGACCAGGCTGAACTCTACGACGTCGTGCCGGTCGACCCCCGGGTGCCCTACGACGTGCACGAGGTGATCAGCCGCATCGTCGACGGCGGCGAGTTCGCCGAGTTCAAGGCGTCTTACGGCACCACACTGGTCACCGGCTTCGCGCGTATCCACGGCCATCCCGTCGGCATCGTCGCCAACAACGGTGTGCTGTTCGGCGAATCGGCGGTCAAGGGCGCGCATTTCATCGAGTTGTGCGACAAGCGCCTCATCCCACTGTTGTTCCTGCAGAACATCTCCGGCTTCATGGTGGGCCGCGACTACGAGGCAGGCGGCATCGCCAAGCACGGCGCCAAGATGGTGACCGCGGTGGCCTGCGCACGGGTCCCCAAACTCACCGTGGTGATCGGCGGTTCCTACGGGGCAGGCAACTACTCGATGTGCGGGCGCGCGTATTCGCCCCGCTTCCTGTGGATGTGGCCGAATGCCAGGATCTCGGTGATGGGCGGGGAGCAGGCCGCCTCGGTCCTGGCCACGGTTCGCGGCGACATGACCGCCGAGGAGGAAGAAGCGTTCAAAGCGCCGATCCGTGCCCAGTACGACAGCCAGGGCAACCCCTACTATTCCACCGCGCGGCTGTGGGACGACGGTGTCATCGATCCCGTCGACACCAGGACCGTTGTGGGACTGGCCCTTTCGGTGGTGGGTCAAGCGCCGCTCGACCCGGTCTCCTACGGCGTCTTCAGGATGTGA
- a CDS encoding acetyl/propionyl/methylcrotonyl-CoA carboxylase subunit alpha: MSFDTVLVANRGEIAVRVIRTLRAMGIRSVAVYSDADAGARHVVEADVAVRLGPAPARDSYLSTDALLAAIDRTGAQAVHPGYGFLSENARFAEALRAAGVTFIGPPVAAIRTMGDKISAKAAVSAFGVPVVPGISRPGLTDDDLIAGAPEVGFPVLVKPSAGGGGKGMRVVHDASELPAALASARREAASAFGDDTLFLERFVLNPRHIEVQVLADSHGAVVHLGERECSLQRRHQKVIEEAPSPLLDTATRARIGAAACDTARSVDYTGAGTVEFIVSADRPDEFFFMEMNTRLQVEHPVTEMVTGCDLVELQVRIAAAEKLPLGQEDIRMDGHAVEARIYAEDPARGFLPTGGTVLALREPGGPGVRVDSGLVRGTVVGSDYDPMLAKVIAHAEDRSTALRALDTALAGTVVLGLTTNVEFLRFLLADADVAAGRLDTGLLDRRTPDFTPAPACEDDLIAVAAYRWLTGWPAHPVSPWEVPSGWRIAGRAPIPIRLRAGERIDHVWLTGTPQAATATVEHGESRALTASLAGDRLDVAIDGLRTSYLVAETDGQIWLAAAGRVTVVDEVREAPVRPDDEHSGDAELTSPMPGAVVAVGVTDGATVAAGTVVVTVEAMKMEHALAAPVDGVVEILVGAGEQVKVGQVLARITTATKEPQQ; encoded by the coding sequence ATGAGCTTCGATACCGTTCTGGTCGCCAACCGCGGAGAGATCGCGGTCCGCGTCATTCGCACGCTGCGCGCCATGGGGATTCGTTCGGTCGCGGTCTACAGCGACGCTGACGCGGGTGCCCGCCATGTCGTCGAGGCCGACGTCGCCGTGCGACTCGGGCCTGCCCCGGCCCGGGACAGCTACCTGTCGACCGACGCGCTGCTGGCCGCGATCGACCGCACCGGTGCGCAGGCGGTGCATCCCGGCTACGGATTCCTCTCGGAGAACGCACGATTCGCCGAGGCGCTGCGCGCGGCGGGGGTCACCTTCATCGGTCCGCCGGTGGCGGCCATTCGCACCATGGGCGACAAGATCTCGGCCAAGGCGGCGGTGTCGGCCTTCGGGGTGCCCGTCGTCCCCGGCATCTCGCGGCCCGGGCTGACTGACGACGACCTCATCGCCGGAGCGCCCGAGGTGGGCTTCCCGGTGCTGGTGAAGCCGTCCGCCGGCGGTGGCGGCAAGGGCATGCGGGTGGTGCACGACGCGAGCGAGTTGCCCGCCGCGCTCGCCAGTGCTCGACGTGAGGCGGCGTCGGCATTCGGGGACGACACGCTGTTCCTCGAGCGCTTCGTCCTCAACCCGCGCCACATCGAGGTTCAGGTGCTCGCCGACTCCCACGGCGCCGTCGTGCATCTCGGCGAGCGCGAGTGCAGCCTGCAGCGCCGCCACCAGAAGGTCATCGAGGAAGCACCCTCGCCGCTCCTCGACACCGCGACCCGGGCCCGCATCGGCGCGGCGGCCTGCGACACCGCGCGCAGCGTGGACTACACCGGCGCCGGCACGGTCGAGTTCATCGTCTCGGCCGACCGGCCCGACGAGTTCTTCTTCATGGAGATGAACACCCGCCTGCAGGTCGAGCATCCGGTCACCGAGATGGTCACCGGTTGCGATCTGGTCGAGCTGCAGGTCCGGATCGCCGCGGCGGAGAAGCTGCCCCTCGGCCAGGAGGACATCCGGATGGACGGGCACGCCGTGGAGGCGCGGATCTACGCCGAGGATCCGGCCCGCGGCTTCCTGCCCACCGGAGGCACCGTGTTGGCGCTGCGCGAACCCGGCGGCCCCGGGGTGCGGGTGGACTCCGGACTGGTCCGCGGAACGGTCGTCGGCAGCGACTACGACCCGATGCTCGCGAAGGTCATCGCCCACGCCGAGGACCGGTCGACCGCGCTACGTGCGCTCGACACCGCACTGGCCGGCACCGTCGTCCTCGGGTTGACCACCAACGTCGAGTTCCTGCGATTCCTGCTGGCCGACGCCGACGTGGCAGCCGGCCGGCTCGACACCGGCCTGCTGGACCGCCGCACCCCGGATTTCACCCCGGCGCCGGCGTGCGAGGACGACTTGATCGCTGTGGCGGCCTATCGGTGGCTGACCGGCTGGCCCGCGCATCCGGTCAGCCCGTGGGAGGTGCCGTCGGGCTGGCGCATCGCCGGGCGCGCGCCGATACCGATCCGTCTGCGGGCGGGGGAGCGTATCGATCACGTGTGGCTGACCGGCACGCCGCAGGCGGCGACAGCGACGGTCGAGCACGGCGAATCCCGCGCGCTCACAGCCTCGTTGGCCGGTGATCGGCTCGACGTGGCGATCGACGGCCTGCGCACGAGCTACCTCGTCGCCGAGACCGACGGGCAGATATGGCTGGCCGCCGCGGGCCGCGTCACGGTCGTCGACGAGGTGCGCGAGGCGCCGGTGCGTCCCGACGACGAACACAGCGGTGACGCCGAGCTGACCAGCCCGATGCCGGGCGCGGTCGTCGCCGTCGGTGTCACCGACGGCGCGACGGTGGCGGCCGGCACCGTCGTCGTCACCGTCGAAGCGATGAAGATGGAGCACGCGCTCGCGGCACCCGTCGACGGGGTGGTCGAAATCCTCGTCGGCGCGGGCGAACAGGTGAAGGTGGGCCAGGTGCTGGCCCGGATCACGACGGCAACCAAGGAGCCACAGCAATGA
- a CDS encoding S9 family peptidase — protein MSPDATAFAHLVDDGGYPRAVQRFLRGWRATSSRDVELPVEGPVTRVLHSADGHWLACQVAPEGGSRSQIWVVTTDPDDRLARRIDHWPSGVEGTAELISWDGTLVAAILTGEDNVGSSCLIDPADGTTTVLDRRSAGRLVDAWCGASLVRVGPRGYRDLIMLRGLTETGLLPFDPGSTTDTGVILDDHGPRRLRYGPEGEQTKLYLPARDYDVNSTEGYVRALIRSENGAEHARLLEVTVTADGVSYHVLAEREGCELDEFTVSDDLSTVAILWNLHGASELQILEYADNTLLEPIPLPGMVASELSISAGGSMVALTVEGPSNPPTVELVDPRSREWEPVDREPSSGPLSAEPTLETVVARDGLSFTGWLFQPPEGVPTVGAMLFLHGGPEGQGRPGYNEFFPGLLEAGICVFLPNVRGSGGFGRSFMHADDRERRFAAIDDVADAVRFLVDNGHAPRDCVACCGWSYGGYLTQAALAFHPDEFAAGISICGMSDLNTWYRTTEQWIAAAAYPKYGHPVSDRDLLEELSPLPRAAAITAPLLLVHGLNDTNVPPTESQQMYDALVERGSRAELLLFDDDGHEIDKRENRAVLLKAMTSWLCAAFAD, from the coding sequence ATGTCGCCCGACGCCACCGCGTTCGCCCATCTGGTCGACGACGGCGGGTATCCGCGCGCGGTGCAGCGGTTCCTCCGCGGCTGGCGGGCCACCTCCTCGCGTGACGTCGAGCTGCCCGTCGAGGGACCGGTGACGCGGGTGCTGCATTCCGCCGACGGTCACTGGTTGGCGTGCCAGGTGGCGCCCGAGGGCGGTTCCCGTAGCCAGATCTGGGTCGTGACAACCGATCCCGACGACCGGCTGGCGCGCCGCATCGACCATTGGCCCTCGGGGGTCGAGGGCACAGCGGAGCTCATCAGCTGGGACGGCACCCTCGTCGCGGCGATCCTGACCGGGGAGGACAACGTCGGGAGTTCGTGCCTGATCGATCCCGCCGACGGCACGACGACCGTGCTGGACCGCCGGTCCGCCGGCAGGTTGGTGGACGCGTGGTGTGGTGCGTCGCTGGTGCGTGTCGGGCCTCGTGGGTACCGCGATCTGATCATGCTGCGCGGGCTCACCGAGACCGGGCTGCTGCCCTTCGACCCCGGCTCGACGACCGACACCGGGGTCATCCTCGATGACCACGGTCCTCGCCGGTTGCGGTACGGCCCGGAGGGTGAGCAGACCAAGCTCTACCTCCCGGCGCGCGACTACGACGTCAACAGCACCGAGGGCTATGTGCGGGCGCTGATCCGCAGCGAGAACGGAGCCGAGCACGCCCGGCTGCTCGAGGTGACCGTCACCGCCGACGGTGTGTCGTATCACGTGCTCGCCGAGCGGGAGGGGTGCGAGCTCGACGAGTTCACCGTCAGTGACGACCTGTCCACGGTGGCGATCTTGTGGAACCTGCACGGCGCCAGCGAATTACAGATCCTCGAATATGCCGACAACACGCTGCTCGAGCCGATTCCGTTGCCCGGCATGGTAGCCAGCGAGCTGTCGATCAGCGCGGGCGGGTCGATGGTGGCGCTGACGGTGGAGGGTCCGTCCAATCCGCCGACCGTGGAACTGGTCGACCCTCGCAGCCGCGAATGGGAACCGGTCGATCGCGAGCCGAGCAGCGGACCTCTTTCGGCGGAGCCCACGTTGGAGACCGTCGTCGCTCGCGATGGTCTGTCCTTCACCGGCTGGCTGTTCCAGCCGCCGGAGGGTGTGCCGACCGTCGGCGCGATGCTGTTCCTGCACGGCGGGCCCGAGGGCCAGGGCAGGCCGGGGTACAACGAGTTCTTCCCCGGCCTGCTGGAGGCCGGCATCTGTGTGTTCCTGCCCAACGTGCGCGGCTCGGGCGGCTTCGGGCGGTCGTTCATGCACGCCGACGACCGCGAGCGGCGCTTCGCCGCGATCGACGACGTCGCCGACGCGGTCCGCTTCCTCGTCGACAACGGCCACGCCCCCCGGGACTGCGTCGCCTGCTGCGGCTGGTCCTACGGCGGCTACCTGACCCAGGCCGCACTGGCCTTTCACCCGGACGAATTCGCCGCCGGCATCAGTATCTGCGGAATGAGCGACCTCAACACGTGGTACCGCACCACAGAACAGTGGATCGCCGCGGCGGCCTACCCGAAATACGGTCACCCGGTCAGCGATCGCGATCTGCTCGAGGAGCTGTCGCCGCTGCCGCGCGCCGCGGCGATCACCGCTCCGCTGCTGCTGGTGCACGGCCTCAACGACACCAACGTGCCGCCGACCGAGTCGCAGCAAATGTACGACGCACTCGTCGAGCGGGGCAGCCGAGCCGAGTTGTTGCTCTTCGACGACGACGGACATGAGATCGACAAGCGCGAAAACCGTGCTGTACTGCTGAAAGCCATGACCTCGTGGCTTTGCGCGGCGTTCGCCGACTGA
- a CDS encoding MFS transporter: MSESPPVRPSVAGPRRSRVAAWALWDFGATAVNATAVTFVFSVYLTGAVGDDLPGDASPTSYLGRALALAGLVVALFAPVTGVWVDAPGRRRRALAVLTGAMVLLTASMSLIRDDHRYLLPGLILLAGTAACSELATVPYNAMLRDLSTPQTSGRVSGMGLGAGYVGSVLALIVVYVGFVSGTADTRGLLNLPAADGQNVRAAMLLVAGWFALFALPLLVSGPAGAPAGEARIGIIGAYRRIWREVREEWRRDRNVIYYLGASAVFRDGLTGIFTFGAVLGVQVYGISAADVLLFGIAACVVAAAGSVVGGHADDRIGAKKVIVGSLVAMIAVGVTLMASSGATAFWILGLLLCLFIGSTMSSARTLMMRMTAHGKEGVTFGLYATAGRAATFLAPWLFSVFIDVFESDRAGLAGLLVVLVLGLAAVARVRVPDTRTPT; encoded by the coding sequence ATGAGCGAGTCGCCTCCGGTCCGGCCCTCCGTCGCCGGCCCCCGGAGGTCTCGGGTGGCGGCCTGGGCGCTGTGGGACTTCGGCGCCACCGCGGTCAACGCGACCGCCGTCACGTTCGTCTTCTCGGTGTACCTGACCGGCGCTGTCGGCGACGACCTGCCCGGTGACGCCAGCCCGACCAGCTATCTGGGCCGGGCACTCGCCCTGGCCGGGCTGGTCGTCGCGCTGTTCGCGCCCGTCACCGGGGTGTGGGTGGACGCCCCGGGGCGGCGGCGCCGAGCGCTGGCCGTACTCACCGGTGCCATGGTGCTGCTGACCGCGTCGATGAGCCTGATCCGCGACGACCACCGCTATCTGCTCCCGGGCCTGATCCTGCTCGCGGGCACGGCGGCGTGCAGCGAGCTCGCGACGGTGCCCTACAACGCGATGCTGCGCGATCTGTCGACTCCGCAGACCTCGGGCCGGGTCTCCGGAATGGGTTTGGGCGCAGGCTATGTCGGCAGCGTGCTGGCCCTGATCGTGGTGTACGTCGGCTTCGTCTCCGGCACCGCGGACACCCGCGGCCTGCTGAACCTGCCCGCCGCCGACGGGCAGAACGTGCGCGCGGCCATGCTCCTGGTGGCCGGGTGGTTCGCGCTCTTCGCGCTCCCGCTCCTGGTCTCGGGTCCCGCGGGCGCCCCGGCCGGCGAGGCGCGGATCGGGATCATCGGCGCCTATCGACGCATCTGGCGGGAGGTCCGTGAGGAATGGCGCCGGGACCGCAACGTCATCTACTACCTCGGGGCCAGCGCGGTGTTCCGCGACGGGCTCACCGGGATCTTCACGTTCGGTGCGGTGCTGGGTGTGCAGGTCTACGGCATCTCCGCGGCCGACGTGCTGCTGTTCGGCATCGCCGCATGCGTGGTCGCGGCGGCCGGGTCCGTGGTCGGTGGCCACGCCGACGACCGGATCGGCGCCAAGAAGGTCATCGTCGGCTCGCTGGTGGCGATGATCGCGGTCGGCGTGACGCTGATGGCGTCGTCGGGGGCGACGGCGTTCTGGATTCTCGGGCTGCTGCTGTGCCTGTTCATCGGATCGACGATGTCCTCGGCGCGCACGCTGATGATGCGGATGACCGCGCACGGCAAGGAGGGGGTCACCTTCGGTCTGTACGCGACCGCCGGTCGCGCGGCGACCTTCCTTGCGCCGTGGCTGTTCTCGGTGTTCATCGACGTCTTCGAAAGCGACAGGGCCGGGCTGGCCGGGCTGCTCGTCGTGCTGGTGCTCGGGCTGGCCGCGGTGGCTCGGGTGCGGGTTCCCGACACCCGGACGCCCACCTAG
- the cmrA gene encoding mycolate reductase (Catalyzes the final step in mycolic acid biosynthesis.) — MPVPGPSADARAVVTGASQNIGEALAVELAARGHHLIITARREDVLNALAERLRATYGVTVEVRAVDLADPDARTRLCDELAGREISILCANAGTATFGPVVTLDPADEKKQVQLNVLGVHDLVLAVLPGMVARRAGGILISGSAAGNSPIPNNATYAATKAFANTFSESLRGEVKSAGVHVTVLAPGPVRTELPNPEEQSLVERLIPDFLWIDTEYTAKVSLDGLERNKMRVVPGVTSKAMSAASGYAPRAIVAPIVGAVYKKLGGE, encoded by the coding sequence ATGCCCGTACCCGGTCCCAGCGCGGACGCCCGCGCCGTCGTCACCGGCGCGTCCCAGAACATCGGTGAGGCGCTCGCCGTCGAACTCGCCGCCCGCGGCCACCACCTGATCATCACCGCGCGACGCGAAGACGTGCTCAACGCGCTCGCCGAGCGGCTGCGCGCCACCTACGGCGTCACGGTGGAGGTCCGCGCCGTCGACCTCGCCGACCCCGACGCCCGGACACGGTTGTGCGACGAACTCGCCGGCCGCGAGATCTCGATCCTGTGCGCGAACGCCGGGACCGCGACGTTCGGGCCCGTGGTGACGCTCGACCCGGCAGACGAGAAGAAGCAGGTCCAGCTCAACGTCCTCGGTGTGCACGACCTGGTGCTTGCGGTGCTGCCCGGCATGGTGGCCCGGCGCGCCGGCGGCATCCTGATCTCCGGGTCGGCGGCGGGCAACTCCCCCATTCCGAACAACGCCACCTACGCGGCCACCAAGGCGTTCGCGAACACCTTCAGCGAATCGTTGCGAGGCGAGGTGAAGTCGGCGGGTGTGCACGTCACGGTGCTGGCACCCGGTCCGGTGCGTACCGAACTGCCGAACCCCGAGGAGCAGTCGCTGGTCGAGCGGTTGATTCCCGACTTCCTGTGGATCGACACCGAGTACACCGCCAAGGTGTCGCTGGACGGCTTGGAGCGCAACAAGATGCGTGTCGTCCCGGGCGTCACGTCCAAGGCGATGTCGGCGGCCAGTGGCTACGCTCCGCGGGCGATCGTCGCACCGATCGTCGGCGCGGTCTACAAGAAGCTCGGCGGCGAATAA
- a CDS encoding MaoC family dehydratase — MSDRRIVVQRGLWFEEFETGVLYQHRPGRTITEADNVLFTTLTMNTQALHLDAAFSDALPPFHQRLVNSMFTLSTLVGLSVAQLTQGTIVGNLGFGEVAFPKPLFHGDTLYAETEVTDKRESKSRPGEGIVTFSHVGRNQHGDVVATASRKTMVRKRPDGQI, encoded by the coding sequence GTGAGCGACCGCAGGATCGTGGTGCAGCGCGGGCTGTGGTTCGAGGAGTTCGAGACGGGGGTCCTCTACCAGCACCGTCCGGGTCGCACGATCACCGAGGCCGACAACGTCCTGTTCACCACGCTGACCATGAACACCCAGGCGCTGCACCTGGACGCTGCGTTCTCCGACGCGCTGCCGCCGTTCCATCAGCGGCTGGTGAACTCGATGTTCACGCTGTCGACGCTGGTGGGTCTGTCCGTGGCGCAACTGACGCAGGGCACGATCGTCGGCAACCTGGGCTTCGGCGAGGTCGCCTTCCCCAAGCCGCTGTTCCACGGTGACACCCTGTACGCCGAAACCGAGGTCACCGACAAGCGGGAGTCGAAGAGCCGCCCCGGCGAGGGCATCGTGACGTTCAGCCATGTCGGCCGCAACCAGCACGGCGACGTCGTCGCGACGGCATCGCGAAAGACGATGGTGCGCAAGCGACCCGACGGGCAGATCTAG
- a CDS encoding SACE_7040 family transcriptional regulator yields MTATDAGSRRSRAKSDRRSQLIAAAEHLIAQHGYLAVRLEDIGAAAGVSGPAIYRHFPNKEALLTELLVGISTRLLHGASEVVESTDDAGAALEALIDFHLDFALGESDLIRIQDRDLGNLPPAAKRQVRRAQRQYVEIWVDVLRRCRGDLSETAARVMAHATFGLLNSTSHSVKPGSTKTAEAGLRTVLRAMTVAALTSAESEVR; encoded by the coding sequence ATGACCGCCACGGACGCCGGGTCCCGCCGCAGCCGGGCCAAGTCCGATCGCCGCAGTCAGCTGATCGCGGCCGCCGAGCATCTGATCGCCCAGCACGGATATCTGGCAGTCCGCCTGGAGGACATCGGCGCGGCGGCAGGAGTGAGCGGCCCGGCCATCTACCGGCATTTCCCCAACAAGGAGGCGCTGCTCACCGAGCTACTTGTGGGGATAAGCACCCGCCTGCTGCACGGTGCGAGCGAGGTGGTCGAGTCCACCGACGATGCCGGCGCCGCGCTCGAGGCGCTGATCGACTTCCACCTCGATTTCGCGCTCGGTGAATCGGATCTGATCCGCATCCAGGATCGAGACCTGGGCAATCTGCCGCCGGCGGCGAAACGGCAGGTGCGGCGCGCTCAACGACAGTACGTGGAGATCTGGGTCGACGTGCTGCGACGCTGCCGCGGCGATCTTTCCGAGACGGCGGCCAGGGTGATGGCGCATGCCACCTTCGGCCTGCTGAATTCGACGTCACACAGCGTGAAGCCCGGCAGCACGAAAACGGCCGAGGCCGGCTTGCGGACCGTCCTGAGAGCGATGACGGTCGCTGCGCTGACCTCGGCCGAATCCGAAGTGCGTTGA
- a CDS encoding acyl-CoA dehydrogenase family protein, whose amino-acid sequence MTDFLSTGTLPDHYEQLAKTVRDFAQGVVAPVAAKHDEEHSFPYEVVAGMADMGLFGLPFPEEYGGMGGDYFALCLALEELGKVDQSVAITLEAGVSLGAMPVYRFGTDEQKQEWLPLLASGKALGAFGLTEAGGGSDAGATKTTARSDGSTWIINGSKQFITNSGTDITKLVTVTAVTGEQDGKKEISSILVPVPTPGFTAEPAYNKVGWNASDTHPLSFDDVRVPQENLLGERGRGYANFLRILDEGRIAIAALSVGAAQGCVDESVKYSKERHAFGRSIGTNQAIAFKIARMETRAHTARAAYYDAAALMLSGKPFKKAAAVAKLVASEAAMDNARDATQIFGGYGFMNEYPVARHYRDSKILEIGEGTTEVQLMLIGRELGL is encoded by the coding sequence ATGACCGACTTCCTCTCCACCGGCACGCTGCCCGACCACTACGAGCAGCTGGCCAAGACGGTCCGCGATTTCGCGCAGGGCGTGGTCGCCCCCGTGGCGGCCAAACACGACGAGGAGCACTCGTTCCCGTACGAGGTGGTCGCGGGCATGGCCGACATGGGCCTGTTCGGGCTGCCGTTCCCGGAGGAGTACGGCGGCATGGGCGGCGACTACTTCGCGCTCTGCCTGGCCCTCGAGGAACTCGGCAAGGTCGATCAGAGCGTCGCGATCACGCTGGAGGCGGGCGTATCGCTGGGTGCGATGCCGGTCTACCGGTTCGGCACCGATGAGCAGAAGCAGGAGTGGCTGCCGCTGCTGGCCTCCGGCAAGGCGCTCGGTGCGTTCGGTCTGACCGAGGCCGGCGGCGGCAGCGACGCCGGCGCCACGAAGACGACCGCGAGATCGGATGGCTCAACTTGGATCATCAATGGCAGCAAGCAGTTCATCACCAACTCCGGCACCGACATCACCAAGCTGGTGACCGTCACGGCGGTCACCGGGGAACAAGACGGCAAGAAGGAGATCTCGTCGATCCTGGTGCCCGTCCCCACACCGGGTTTCACGGCCGAGCCCGCCTACAACAAGGTCGGCTGGAACGCCTCGGACACCCATCCGCTGAGTTTCGACGACGTGCGGGTGCCGCAGGAGAATCTGCTCGGTGAGCGTGGCCGCGGCTACGCGAATTTCCTGCGGATCCTCGACGAGGGTCGCATCGCGATCGCGGCGCTCTCGGTGGGGGCCGCGCAGGGCTGCGTGGACGAGAGCGTGAAGTACTCCAAGGAGCGCCACGCGTTCGGGCGATCGATCGGCACCAACCAGGCCATCGCGTTCAAGATCGCCCGGATGGAGACACGCGCGCACACGGCGCGGGCGGCGTACTACGACGCGGCCGCACTGATGTTGTCGGGCAAGCCGTTCAAGAAGGCGGCCGCGGTGGCCAAGCTGGTGGCCAGTGAGGCGGCGATGGACAACGCCCGCGACGCCACCCAGATCTTCGGTGGCTACGGCTTCATGAACGAATACCCGGTGGCGCGGCACTACCGCGACAGCAAGATTCTCGAAATCGGCGAGGGCACGACCGAAGTGCAGCTGATGCTGATCGGCCGGGAGCTGGGCCTGTGA